Proteins encoded together in one Paracoccus sp. SMMA_5_TC window:
- a CDS encoding ABC transporter ATP-binding protein, whose protein sequence is MTAPNVIEVRGLRTQFGSHVVHDGLDLDLRRGEILGVVGGSGTGKSVLLRTIVGLITPAAGTVRVLGQDVARLAGPAREALERRWGVMFQNGALFSALTVCENVEVPLRAVPGLSPQSRRALAELKVSMAGLPWNANDKYPSDLSGGMRKRAGLARALALDPEILFLDEPTAGLDPIGADAFDRLIVELRDALDLSVFLVTHDLDTLHACCDRIAVLAERKVLVSGTMTQMLAVDHPWVREYFHGPRARAAIATGRAKE, encoded by the coding sequence ATGACCGCGCCGAATGTCATCGAGGTGCGCGGCCTGCGCACCCAGTTCGGCAGCCATGTGGTGCATGACGGGCTGGACCTGGACCTGCGCCGCGGCGAAATCCTGGGCGTGGTCGGCGGCTCGGGCACGGGCAAGTCGGTGCTGCTGCGCACCATCGTCGGGCTGATCACCCCGGCCGCCGGCACGGTGCGGGTGCTGGGCCAGGATGTCGCGCGCCTGGCAGGCCCCGCGCGCGAGGCGCTGGAACGCCGCTGGGGAGTGATGTTCCAGAACGGAGCGCTGTTTTCGGCGCTGACCGTCTGCGAGAATGTCGAGGTGCCGCTGCGCGCCGTGCCGGGCCTGTCGCCGCAAAGCCGCCGCGCTCTGGCCGAGCTGAAGGTGTCCATGGCCGGCCTGCCCTGGAACGCCAACGACAAATACCCCTCGGACCTGTCGGGGGGTATGCGCAAGCGCGCGGGCCTGGCGCGGGCGCTGGCGCTGGACCCCGAAATCCTGTTTCTGGACGAGCCTACCGCGGGGCTGGACCCGATAGGCGCCGATGCCTTCGACCGGCTGATCGTCGAATTGCGCGATGCGCTGGACCTGTCGGTGTTCCTGGTCACGCATGATCTGGACACGCTGCACGCCTGCTGCGACCGCATCGCCGTGCTGGCGGAACGCAAGGTGCTGGTCAGCGGCACCATGACGCAGATGCTGGCGGTCGACCATCCCTGGGTGCGCGAATATTTTCACGGACCGCGGGCGCGCGCCGCCATAGCCACCGGCCGCGCCAAGGAGTAA
- a CDS encoding MlaD family protein, translated as METKANYVLIGAFTIAGFLGLLLFLMWFAKLELDRRYAYYDIYFPEVSGLGVSSGVTFAGLSVGKVVDMQLSSGPNGAVRVRVELAEDTPVRTDSRASIEIQGVTGVANVAITAGSPGAPLLRQAQADGVPVIAANRSALQTLSDQGPEMISRLNTVAEQMTELLGAENQTRVRNILGNVERSSANLDKALADVTKATDSIAAAAADISAFGTKLDSLGAAAEVTLGHADTALTKFTDTAGKADATLQAGTEALAGLRDYVASDLKGLTQRLDQTAASLQADLTRLTDRADTSLDSLDQALAIGTRTLAAAERTFDGADRVINSNVEPVVADLRVTLGKANQAIDRVVADLPQITGRLREAADSANAAFASLRGMLDSARGPVQAFTREGLPQFTRMASDLRGLVANVNQLVSALRRNPSQILSGPKTPEFRR; from the coding sequence ATGGAAACCAAGGCAAACTATGTGCTGATCGGGGCCTTTACCATCGCCGGCTTCCTGGGGTTGCTGCTGTTTCTGATGTGGTTCGCCAAGCTGGAACTGGACCGCCGCTATGCCTATTACGACATCTATTTCCCCGAAGTCTCGGGGCTCGGGGTGTCCTCGGGGGTGACCTTCGCCGGCCTGTCGGTGGGCAAGGTGGTGGACATGCAGCTGTCGTCGGGACCGAATGGCGCGGTGCGGGTGCGGGTGGAACTGGCCGAGGACACGCCGGTGCGCACCGATTCGAGGGCCTCGATCGAAATCCAGGGCGTGACCGGCGTGGCCAATGTCGCCATCACCGCCGGCAGTCCCGGTGCGCCGCTGCTGCGCCAGGCCCAGGCCGACGGCGTGCCGGTGATCGCGGCCAACCGTTCGGCGCTGCAGACCCTGTCCGACCAGGGCCCCGAGATGATCTCGCGCCTGAATACCGTGGCCGAACAGATGACGGAACTGCTGGGGGCGGAAAACCAGACGCGGGTGCGCAACATCCTGGGCAATGTCGAACGCTCCAGCGCCAATCTGGACAAGGCGCTGGCGGATGTGACCAAGGCCACCGATTCGATCGCCGCCGCCGCCGCCGACATCTCGGCCTTTGGCACCAAGCTGGACAGCCTGGGCGCGGCGGCCGAGGTGACGCTGGGCCATGCCGATACGGCGCTGACCAAATTCACCGACACCGCCGGCAAGGCCGATGCCACGCTGCAGGCCGGGACCGAGGCGCTGGCCGGGCTGCGTGATTATGTCGCCAGCGATCTCAAGGGGCTGACGCAGCGGCTGGACCAGACCGCCGCCAGCCTGCAGGCCGATCTGACCCGGCTGACCGACCGCGCCGATACCAGCCTAGACAGCCTGGATCAGGCGTTGGCCATCGGCACCCGCACCCTGGCGGCCGCCGAACGCACCTTTGACGGCGCCGATCGGGTCATCAACAGCAATGTCGAACCCGTGGTCGCCGATCTGCGGGTGACGCTGGGCAAGGCCAACCAGGCCATCGATCGCGTCGTCGCCGACCTGCCGCAAATCACCGGCCGCCTGCGCGAAGCCGCCGACAGCGCCAACGCCGCCTTTGCCAGCCTGCGCGGCATGCTGGACAGCGCCCGCGGCCCGGTGCAGGCTTTCACGCGCGAGGGCTTGCCGCAATTCACCCGCATGGCCAGCGACCTGCGCGGGTTGGTGGCCAATGTCAACCAGCTGGTGTCGGCGCTGCGCCGCAACCCGTCGCAAATCCTGTCGGGGCCGAAAACCCCTGAGTTCCGCCGCTAG
- a CDS encoding ABC-type transport auxiliary lipoprotein family protein, translated as MRLTVTAAVLAALTLTLPGCAALKALEGEPERDVFELRPPSDTPRTCGRGRLAELVIEPPKARGTLDTDRIMIRPNALQTQYLPDARWGDTVPVTLQTLLVRAFGVYDSFTHVGRAPLGTAGDYALISEIQDFNAEVAGKGAVVKLTVDAQMVREMDAKVVARGRFAATAPAQTTRTADLVPAFDAAGQQLVGQMTDWGLRALGVNPARCR; from the coding sequence ATGCGCCTGACCGTGACCGCCGCCGTTCTTGCCGCCCTGACCCTGACCCTGCCCGGTTGCGCCGCGCTGAAGGCGCTCGAGGGCGAGCCCGAACGCGACGTGTTCGAGCTGCGCCCGCCCTCGGACACGCCCCGGACCTGCGGCCGGGGCCGGCTGGCCGAACTGGTGATCGAGCCGCCCAAGGCTCGCGGCACGCTGGACACCGACCGCATCATGATCCGCCCCAACGCGCTTCAGACGCAATATCTGCCCGATGCCCGCTGGGGCGATACCGTGCCGGTCACGCTGCAGACGCTGCTGGTCCGCGCCTTCGGGGTCTATGACAGTTTTACCCATGTCGGCCGCGCGCCGCTGGGCACGGCGGGCGATTACGCGCTGATTTCGGAAATCCAGGACTTCAACGCCGAGGTGGCAGGCAAGGGCGCGGTGGTCAAGTTGACGGTCGATGCGCAGATGGTGCGGGAAATGGACGCCAAGGTGGTGGCGCGCGGCCGCTTTGCCGCCACCGCCCCGGCGCAAACCACCCGGACCGCGGATCTGGTGCCGGCCTTCGACGCGGCCGGCCAGCAACTGGTCGGACAGATGACCGATTGGGGGTTGCGGGCGCTGGGGGTAAACCCGGCCCGCTGCCGCTAG
- a CDS encoding class I SAM-dependent methyltransferase has translation MLNRYGKLASWVYDLDKPVGTSFGDVEFYRNRLADCDGPVLEPAVGNGRILIPLAQAGLEVEGFDTSAEMLALCAAECARRGLRAGLSRQGFADFGYDRRFAAIILPAGSFQLIGDTATAIAVLRRFHDHLAPGGRLIVDLDPIGDIIQGGSSQRSWQTEAGDLLVLAEQRVETRYIDQTTLSHLRYEHWRDGRLLASELELFGLRWWGVAEFAMALRAAGFATPEISGNHQPGRPPREGDAVISFEARRARD, from the coding sequence ATGCTGAACCGCTATGGCAAGCTTGCCTCCTGGGTCTATGACCTCGACAAACCCGTCGGCACCTCGTTCGGCGATGTGGAATTCTATCGCAACCGGCTGGCCGATTGCGATGGCCCGGTGCTGGAGCCGGCGGTCGGCAATGGCCGCATCCTGATCCCGCTGGCGCAGGCGGGGCTGGAGGTCGAGGGGTTCGACACCTCGGCCGAGATGCTGGCGCTCTGTGCGGCCGAATGTGCCCGGCGGGGGCTGCGGGCCGGGCTCAGCCGCCAGGGTTTTGCCGATTTCGGCTATGACCGGCGGTTTGCGGCCATCATCCTGCCGGCGGGATCGTTCCAGCTGATCGGCGACACCGCCACCGCCATCGCAGTGCTGCGCCGCTTCCACGACCACCTGGCACCCGGCGGGCGGCTGATCGTCGATCTGGACCCGATCGGCGACATCATCCAGGGCGGGTCATCGCAGCGCAGCTGGCAGACCGAGGCGGGCGACCTGCTGGTGCTGGCCGAGCAGCGTGTCGAAACCCGGTATATCGACCAGACCACCCTGTCGCATCTGCGCTATGAACACTGGCGCGACGGCAGGCTGCTGGCGAGCGAGCTTGAACTGTTCGGGCTGCGCTGGTGGGGGGTGGCGGAATTTGCCATGGCCCTGCGCGCCGCCGGCTTTGCCACGCCCGAGATTTCGGGCAATCACCAGCCCGGCCGCCCCCCGCGCGAAGGCGACGCCGTCATCAGCTTCGAGGCGCGCCGGGCGCGGGATTGA
- the ychF gene encoding redox-regulated ATPase YchF — translation MGFRMGIVGLPNVGKSTLFNALTKTAAAQAANFPFCTIEPNVGEVAVPDSRLDRLAEIAGSRQIIPTRITFVDIAGLVKGASKGEGLGNQFLANIREVDAIAHVLRCFEDGDVTHVEGRVDPIADAETIETELMIADLESIERRLANIQRKLKGGDKEAVAQERLLKAAQAALESGQPARTVKVDDDDRKAWAMLQLLTAKPVLFVCNVEEDKAATGNAQSQRVAEMARAQGAGHVVISARIEEEISQLPADEAAMFLEEMGLHEPGLDRLIREAYRLLGLETYFTVGPKEARAWTIHKGTLAPQAAGVIHGDFERGFIRAETISYEDYITYKGEAGAREAGKFRVEGKSYQVQDGDVLHFLFNA, via the coding sequence ATGGGTTTTCGGATGGGGATCGTCGGGCTGCCGAATGTCGGCAAGTCGACGCTGTTCAACGCGCTGACGAAAACCGCCGCCGCACAGGCCGCCAATTTCCCTTTTTGCACCATCGAACCCAATGTGGGCGAGGTGGCGGTGCCCGACAGCCGGCTGGACAGGCTGGCCGAAATCGCCGGCAGCCGGCAGATCATCCCCACCCGCATCACCTTTGTGGACATCGCCGGACTGGTCAAGGGCGCCAGCAAGGGCGAGGGGCTGGGCAACCAGTTCCTGGCCAATATCCGCGAGGTTGACGCCATCGCCCATGTGCTGCGCTGTTTCGAGGATGGCGACGTCACCCATGTCGAAGGCCGCGTCGATCCCATCGCCGATGCCGAGACCATCGAGACCGAGCTGATGATCGCCGATCTGGAATCGATCGAACGCCGGCTCGCCAATATCCAGCGCAAGCTGAAGGGCGGCGACAAGGAGGCGGTTGCCCAGGAACGGCTGCTGAAGGCGGCGCAGGCGGCGCTGGAATCGGGTCAGCCGGCCCGCACGGTCAAGGTCGATGACGATGACCGGAAGGCCTGGGCGATGCTGCAGCTGCTGACCGCCAAGCCGGTGCTGTTCGTCTGCAATGTCGAAGAGGACAAGGCCGCCACCGGCAATGCCCAGTCCCAGCGCGTGGCCGAGATGGCGCGCGCGCAGGGCGCGGGCCATGTGGTGATCTCGGCCCGGATCGAGGAAGAGATCAGCCAGCTTCCCGCGGACGAGGCCGCGATGTTCCTTGAGGAAATGGGCCTGCACGAGCCGGGCCTGGACCGGCTCATCCGCGAAGCTTACCGGCTGCTGGGGCTGGAGACCTATTTCACCGTCGGTCCCAAGGAAGCCCGCGCCTGGACCATCCACAAGGGCACGCTGGCGCCGCAGGCCGCCGGCGTCATCCATGGCGATTTCGAACGCGGCTTCATCCGCGCCGAGACGATTTCCTACGAAGATTACATCACCTACAAGGGCGAGGCCGGCGCGCGCGAGGCCGGCAAGTTCCGGGTCGAGGGCAAGTCCTATCAGGTGCAGGACGGCGACGTGCTGCATTTCCTGTTCAACGCCTGA
- the trpA gene encoding tryptophan synthase subunit alpha: MSRIDDTFARLAQTGDKAFVAYMMGCDPDFDTSLQIMRGLPQAGVDIIELGMPFTDPMADGATIQAAGQRALAAGGSVSRVFEMVRAFREQDDRTPIVLMGYYNPIYARDGGVARFIAEAVAAGVDGLIVVDLPPEEDAELCLPARAAGLNFIRLATPTTDDRRLPAVVRNTSGFVYYVSVTGITGGPAADAAEVAPEVARIRAAANLPVVVGFGISTPEAARNVAAVADGCVVGSAIVKLIGEGRPVDEIHRFVADLARGAHQG; the protein is encoded by the coding sequence ATGAGCAGAATCGACGACACTTTCGCACGGCTGGCCCAGACCGGCGACAAGGCCTTCGTCGCCTACATGATGGGCTGCGACCCGGATTTCGACACCTCGCTGCAGATCATGCGCGGCCTGCCGCAGGCCGGGGTGGACATCATCGAACTGGGCATGCCCTTCACCGACCCGATGGCCGATGGTGCCACCATCCAGGCCGCGGGCCAGCGCGCGCTGGCCGCCGGCGGCAGCGTCAGCCGCGTGTTCGAGATGGTGCGCGCCTTTCGCGAACAGGATGATCGCACCCCCATCGTTCTGATGGGCTATTACAACCCGATCTATGCCCGCGACGGCGGCGTCGCACGTTTCATCGCCGAGGCGGTGGCGGCCGGGGTGGACGGGCTGATCGTGGTCGACCTGCCCCCGGAGGAGGACGCCGAGCTGTGCCTGCCGGCGCGGGCGGCGGGGCTGAACTTCATCCGTCTGGCCACGCCGACGACCGATGACCGCCGGCTGCCGGCTGTGGTGCGCAACACCTCGGGCTTTGTCTATTACGTCAGCGTCACCGGCATCACCGGTGGCCCGGCCGCCGATGCCGCCGAGGTCGCCCCCGAGGTGGCGCGCATCCGCGCCGCGGCCAATCTGCCGGTGGTGGTGGGCTTCGGCATCTCGACCCCCGAGGCGGCGCGCAACGTGGCGGCGGTCGCCGACGGCTGCGTGGTGGGCAGCGCCATCGTCAAGCTGATCGGCGAAGGCCGCCCGGTGGACGAGATCCATCGCTTCGTTGCCGATCTGGCGCGGGGCGCCCATCAGGGCTGA
- a CDS encoding VOC family protein, with product MTTGIHHVTGITRRVQANVDFYAGFLGLRLVKRSAGLADGEQLHLFYGDALGSPGSIVTFLVWQDGAPGRVGHGQVAEIALAVPPASLGNWLTRAMTAGIPAEPPQRELGETVLRLKDPDGIIVKLVAVDLPATAPLPDPIAPTRLRAVTILSERPQASADFIARFGYRPGPAEGTLRRQLSDSDAVDIRDATGFFPGIPGTGILDHVAFRAADAAELARMRQALADQDATPVHDRRYFQSIYVREPAGTLLEHATDAPGFAVDEAPEHLGQALFVPAHDAARAEDLRVMLPQFALPGQERIPMRELAFIHRFHRPQDGDGRTLVLLHGTGGNEADLMPLAARMAPRTTLLGLRGRSTEEGVNRWFRRLDPMTYDQADIRAEAEALAGFVADASRAYGLDPAALTWLGYSNGANLLGAALQLHPGLIRSALLLRPVQALEDPPPLAADALRGSRVLMLSGARDPYAVQAPALERALRAGGADLTAATLDAGHELAAADLDRGRAWLAQDQRPTRPSGP from the coding sequence ATGACCACCGGCATCCATCATGTCACCGGCATCACCCGCCGCGTTCAGGCCAATGTCGATTTCTACGCCGGCTTTCTGGGGCTGCGGCTGGTCAAGCGCAGCGCCGGTCTTGCCGATGGCGAACAGCTGCACCTGTTCTATGGCGACGCCCTGGGATCGCCCGGCTCGATCGTCACCTTTCTGGTGTGGCAGGACGGCGCCCCAGGTCGGGTCGGCCATGGCCAGGTGGCGGAAATCGCGCTGGCGGTGCCGCCCGCGAGCCTTGGCAACTGGCTGACCCGCGCCATGACCGCCGGCATCCCGGCCGAGCCGCCGCAGCGCGAACTGGGCGAAACCGTGCTGCGGCTGAAGGATCCCGACGGCATCATCGTCAAGCTGGTCGCCGTCGATCTGCCCGCCACCGCCCCGCTGCCCGACCCGATCGCGCCCACGCGGCTGCGCGCCGTCACCATCCTCAGCGAACGGCCGCAGGCCAGCGCCGATTTCATCGCCCGCTTCGGCTATCGGCCCGGCCCGGCCGAAGGGACGCTGCGGCGGCAGCTGTCGGACAGCGACGCGGTGGACATCCGCGATGCCACCGGCTTCTTTCCCGGCATCCCCGGCACCGGCATCCTAGATCACGTCGCCTTTCGCGCCGCCGATGCGGCCGAACTGGCGCGGATGCGGCAGGCCCTGGCCGATCAGGACGCAACGCCGGTGCATGACCGCAGGTATTTCCAGTCGATCTATGTGCGCGAGCCGGCCGGCACGCTGCTGGAACATGCCACCGACGCGCCCGGATTTGCCGTGGACGAAGCCCCCGAGCACCTCGGCCAGGCCCTGTTCGTGCCCGCCCATGACGCCGCCCGCGCCGAGGATCTGCGCGTGATGCTGCCCCAGTTCGCCCTGCCCGGCCAGGAAAGGATTCCCATGCGCGAGCTTGCCTTCATTCACCGCTTTCATCGCCCGCAGGATGGCGATGGCCGCACCCTGGTCTTGCTGCACGGCACCGGCGGCAACGAGGCCGACCTGATGCCGCTGGCGGCACGGATGGCGCCGCGCACCACCCTGCTGGGCCTGCGCGGCCGCTCGACCGAGGAAGGCGTCAACCGCTGGTTCCGCCGCCTGGACCCCATGACCTACGACCAGGCCGACATCCGCGCCGAGGCCGAGGCCTTGGCCGGATTTGTCGCCGATGCCAGCCGCGCCTATGGGCTGGACCCGGCGGCGCTGACCTGGCTGGGCTATTCCAATGGCGCCAACCTGCTGGGGGCGGCGCTGCAACTGCACCCCGGGCTGATCCGCAGCGCGCTGCTGCTGCGGCCGGTACAGGCGCTCGAGGATCCGCCGCCGCTGGCCGCGGATGCGCTGCGGGGCAGCCGAGTGCTGATGCTGTCGGGCGCCCGCGATCCCTATGCGGTGCAGGCCCCGGCGCTGGAACGGGCCCTGCGCGCCGGCGGCGCCGATCTGACCGCCGCCACCCTGGACGCGGGCCATGAACTGGCCGCCGCCGATCTGGACCGGGGCCGCGCCTGGCTGGCGCAGGACCAGCGCCCGACGCGGCCCAGCGGGCCATGA
- a CDS encoding ring-cleaving dioxygenase, with product MQPLTGIHHLTAITAQAPQNKQFYTGTLGLRLVKKTVNQDDISAYHLFYADGLASPGTDLTFFDWPVARESRGTRSISRTGLRIAADSFDYWAGRLADAGLSQGRITTLDGRQSLDFEDPEGQRFRLIEDPADNAANPWDQSPVPARHQIHGLGPITISVPELAPTQAMLEQAMGLRLVRDYASPDGHGVVHVFEMGAGGPAAELHVAVQPQLPVARQGAGGVHHVAFRVPDKAALRGWATHLRQLGLPNSGEVERYYFRSLYFREPGGNLFEIASDDPGFTVDEPLAQLGETLSLPPFLEPRRAQIEAGLRPLD from the coding sequence ATGCAGCCGCTGACCGGAATTCACCACCTGACCGCCATCACCGCCCAGGCGCCGCAGAACAAGCAGTTCTATACCGGCACCCTGGGGCTGCGGCTGGTCAAGAAAACCGTCAACCAGGACGATATCAGCGCCTATCACCTGTTCTATGCCGACGGGCTGGCCTCGCCCGGGACCGACCTGACCTTCTTTGACTGGCCGGTGGCGCGCGAAAGCCGGGGCACGCGCTCGATCAGCCGCACCGGGCTGCGCATCGCCGCCGACAGTTTCGACTATTGGGCCGGACGCCTTGCCGATGCCGGCTTGAGCCAGGGCCGGATAACCACCCTGGACGGCCGCCAGAGCCTGGATTTCGAGGATCCCGAAGGCCAGCGCTTTCGCCTGATCGAGGATCCGGCCGACAACGCCGCCAACCCTTGGGACCAAAGCCCGGTCCCGGCCCGCCATCAGATCCACGGCCTGGGGCCGATCACGATTTCTGTGCCCGAACTGGCGCCGACGCAGGCGATGCTGGAACAGGCCATGGGTCTGCGCCTGGTCCGCGACTATGCCAGCCCGGACGGCCATGGGGTGGTGCATGTCTTTGAAATGGGCGCCGGCGGGCCGGCGGCGGAACTGCATGTCGCGGTGCAGCCGCAACTGCCGGTGGCGCGTCAGGGTGCGGGCGGCGTGCATCACGTCGCCTTCCGCGTCCCCGACAAGGCGGCCCTGCGCGGCTGGGCCACGCATCTGCGGCAACTGGGCCTGCCCAACTCGGGCGAGGTCGAGCGGTATTATTTCCGCTCGCTGTATTTCCGCGAACCGGGCGGCAACCTGTTCGAGATCGCCAGCGACGATCCGGGTTTCACCGTGGACGAGCCCCTGGCGCAGCTGGGCGAAACCCTGTCGCTGCCGCCGTTCCTGGAGCCGCGCCGCGCCCAGATCGAGGCGGGTCTGCGCCCCTTGGATTAG
- a CDS encoding LysR family transcriptional regulator — MRYQLDDLETFLTVMELGTITAAAARLNLSKSVVSKRIADLETALGAALFRRNAGRITPTEAALHLAERLRPALNELAAATEGAAWQMDGLAPLRGRLSISAPMSFGLLHLGPIIASFAAQNPQLEILVDYDDRSRDLVRDGFDIALRIGDIRDRALMQRKLCQDESIACASPEYLRQHGQPRSLADLRQHQVIAYSHVPNSLLWQFRDRDRFVSPPVSGRLTLNNGEAIRCMAVAGLGLAMLPGFIAAPALARGELLRILPDHPTRPMPIVALWPPVNPMPAKLRRFVDHLAAALKQPPWQSAPQKPS; from the coding sequence ATGCGCTATCAGCTGGACGATCTGGAAACCTTTCTGACGGTGATGGAACTGGGCACCATCACCGCCGCCGCCGCCCGGCTGAACCTGTCGAAATCGGTGGTCAGCAAGCGCATCGCCGATCTGGAAACCGCGCTGGGGGCGGCGCTGTTTCGACGCAACGCCGGCCGCATCACCCCGACCGAGGCGGCGCTGCACCTGGCCGAGCGTTTGCGCCCGGCGCTGAACGAACTGGCCGCCGCGACCGAGGGCGCCGCCTGGCAGATGGACGGGCTGGCGCCGCTGCGCGGCCGGCTGTCGATTTCGGCCCCCATGAGCTTCGGCCTGCTGCATCTGGGCCCGATCATCGCCAGTTTCGCCGCACAGAACCCGCAGCTGGAAATCCTTGTCGATTACGATGACCGCAGCCGCGACCTCGTCCGCGACGGTTTCGACATCGCCCTGCGCATCGGCGATATCCGCGACCGGGCGCTGATGCAACGCAAGCTGTGCCAGGATGAAAGCATCGCCTGCGCCAGCCCCGAATATCTGCGCCAGCACGGCCAGCCGCGCAGCCTGGCCGATCTGCGCCAGCATCAGGTCATCGCCTACAGCCATGTCCCGAACAGCCTGCTGTGGCAGTTTCGCGACCGCGACCGTTTCGTGTCGCCCCCGGTCAGTGGCAGATTGACCCTGAACAATGGCGAGGCGATCCGCTGCATGGCGGTGGCCGGACTGGGGTTGGCGATGCTGCCGGGCTTTATCGCCGCGCCGGCCCTGGCGCGGGGCGAGCTGCTGCGCATCCTGCCCGATCATCCCACGCGGCCCATGCCCATCGTGGCGCTGTGGCCGCCGGTCAACCCGATGCCGGCCAAGCTGCGCCGCTTTGTCGATCATCTGGCGGCGGCGCTGAAGCAGCCGCCCTGGCAATCGGCCCCTCAAAAGCCGTCGTGA
- a CDS encoding HutD/Ves family protein yields MTLRILRAVDHRRMPWKNGRGETLEVAVGPPGAGLDDFDWRVSMAGVTEDGAFSLFPGIDRSLAVLSGAGLEMQLPDLPPQRVVMDGPALTFAADIPSSARLLAGPVSDLNVMTRRGVFSHVLLRADHGLPPAGERAGAVTLMLATRPVVAHLAGRRLELGPLDAVICTDALAHLDPGPVAGLWVARISPCLGT; encoded by the coding sequence ATGACCCTGCGCATCCTGCGCGCCGTCGATCACCGCCGCATGCCGTGGAAGAACGGCCGCGGCGAAACGCTCGAGGTAGCGGTCGGTCCGCCCGGCGCCGGGCTGGACGATTTCGACTGGCGCGTCAGCATGGCCGGCGTGACCGAGGATGGCGCCTTTTCGCTGTTTCCGGGCATCGATCGCAGCCTGGCGGTGCTGAGCGGCGCCGGGCTGGAAATGCAGCTTCCAGACCTGCCGCCGCAGCGCGTGGTGATGGACGGGCCGGCGCTGACCTTTGCCGCCGATATTCCCAGTTCGGCACGTCTGCTGGCGGGGCCGGTCAGCGACCTGAACGTGATGACGCGGCGGGGTGTTTTTTCCCATGTGCTGCTGCGCGCCGACCACGGGCTGCCACCGGCGGGGGAACGGGCCGGCGCGGTGACGCTGATGCTGGCCACCCGGCCGGTGGTGGCGCATCTGGCGGGTCGGCGGCTGGAACTGGGGCCGCTGGATGCGGTGATCTGCACCGATGCGCTGGCGCATCTGGACCCCGGGCCGGTCGCCGGGCTGTGGGTGGCGCGGATAAGCCCCTGCCTGGGCACGTAG
- a CDS encoding response regulator, with translation MRARQLILIVDDEPQIQRFLGHALVAAGYDICMAATGAEALAQAQARQPDLMILDLGLPDINGKEVIERLRLRSDLPVIVLSAHDQEMERIMALDMGADDFVAKPFGIGELLARLRVSLRPRRGVTAQVLRHGGLVIDLAGHQVSRDGVALRLTPKEFDLLAALVGNAGRVMTHHRLLQLVWGPAHVDDVPYLRVFIGQLRQKLERDPARPELILTEPGVGYRWAPPEEAAP, from the coding sequence ATGCGCGCCCGCCAGCTGATCCTGATCGTCGATGACGAACCGCAGATCCAGCGTTTCCTGGGTCATGCGCTGGTCGCCGCCGGCTATGACATCTGCATGGCCGCGACGGGGGCCGAGGCGCTGGCCCAGGCCCAGGCGCGCCAGCCCGACCTGATGATTCTGGACCTGGGCCTGCCCGACATCAACGGCAAGGAGGTGATCGAGCGGCTGCGCCTGCGCTCGGACCTGCCGGTGATCGTGCTGTCGGCGCATGACCAGGAAATGGAACGGATCATGGCGCTGGACATGGGGGCGGACGATTTCGTGGCCAAGCCCTTCGGCATCGGCGAGTTGCTGGCCCGGTTGCGCGTCAGCCTGCGCCCGCGCCGTGGGGTGACGGCGCAAGTGCTGCGTCATGGCGGGCTGGTGATCGACCTTGCCGGGCATCAGGTCAGCCGCGATGGCGTGGCGCTGCGGCTGACGCCCAAGGAATTCGACCTGCTGGCGGCGCTGGTCGGCAATGCGGGCCGGGTGATGACCCATCATCGCCTGCTGCAACTGGTCTGGGGGCCGGCGCATGTCGATGACGTGCCCTATCTGCGGGTGTTCATCGGCCAGCTGCGCCAGAAACTTGAACGCGACCCCGCCCGCCCCGAACTGATCCTGACCGAGCCCGGCGTCGGCTATCGCTGGGCCCCGCCCGAGGAGGCCGCCCCATGA